A window of Phaeodactylum tricornutum CCAP 1055/1 PHATR_bd_30x35 genomic scaffold, whole genome shotgun sequence genomic DNA:
GGCAGCGGGATCAGTCCATTTACGAAAGCGTCTACCGTGTAACCGTTCAGCTGGATGGTGACGTATCCATGACTGACGCTCGCATTGTTTCCGCTACAGCCAATACCAAGGTTCCTGCGGATATGGCACGACGAATGGAACGCGtcacgaagaagaaacctcCCAAACAAGTTCTGGTGGAATTTTTTTTGAACGCAGATGAAATACAATCCCGACCTCTTAATCTTGCTGAACGGATTACGCGATCTTTTGCCCCACAACCCGGCGCTGGTCCGGATTTTCATCGGCTTTCGGACTTCTCAAACGACTGGCCTGGCAGCTCATCTTGCTGCACCTTTTGTACCTACAGTCGAAAGGGAAGCGATGGATTTGCAGGATCAGACGCTTAGAATTTTTAACACAGAGCTCCTGGAATTTGCCGGGATTGTCATGCGCCTTTCCTTGGatcattcatttgcattgCTAGATTCGGACTGGCAACGAACTGCGTCCGATCGAGATGCATTGGAGTGCAAGCTGGAAGTCGAAGCTGCCGCGGCCGCGGCACACGGTGTCTCACGTATACCCGTTGAGAAGCAACACGATAATGCATGCGATGACAACTCCGACCCCACGTCTGAAACGAACAAGGCGAGGGGTATCATGGGATTTGCTCGGTTCATGGCAAAGTGAGTACTATCTTATAGTATTTCCGTATTCGCGTCTGCAAGACGTTCCTAATGTCTTCTTTGCTTTGTGCCGCAGGAATGCAAAGAAATCCATTGCCTCGGCAGTTAAAACCGTGGAAAAGATGATGGGAGACGGTTCAGAACTGCTCAATCCACCCGATCATCG
This region includes:
- a CDS encoding predicted protein gives rise to the protein MTDARIVSATANTKVPADMARRMERVTKKKPPKQVLVEFFLNADEIQSRPLNLAERITRSFAPQPGAVEREAMDLQDQTLRIFNTELLEFAGIVMRLSLDHSFALLDSDWQRTASDRDALECKLEVEAAAAAAHGVSRIPVEKQHDNACDDNSDPTSETNKARGIMGFARFMAKNAKKSIASAVKTVEKMMGDGSELLNPPDHRPLCKEERQAILLMQSFCPQQSTPDYMVGTTIAQGFSRCMPNLTPPVLTRTGVVRGDVARLPHQGIEGFVRDNVIRRDVFDNARDYHNVIAECQTLQVDDLLLNLEGSILDEEKAVKLVTWWTKYSRVDPNATATKSLALKDAIRFNENLLTDTKDKTSAGRSIVLMRNLLFFVAKKKKG